One region of Salvelinus namaycush isolate Seneca chromosome 3, SaNama_1.0, whole genome shotgun sequence genomic DNA includes:
- the LOC120043869 gene encoding roundabout homolog 2-like — protein MIVLRRPLILRDDFRQTPSDVVVAAGEPAVMECIPPRGHPEPTISWKRNNMKVNDHDERITIRGGKLMISNTRKSDAGMFVCVGTNMVGERDSDPAELVVFERPMFVKRPVNQVVLADDMVDFLCEAHGDPAPTIRWRREEGELPRGRSEIRSDHSLRLTQVRAEDEGTYTCVSENSVGKAEASGSLQVHAACHS, from the exons ATGATTGTCCTCCGCAGGCCTCTCA TCTTGAGGGATGACTTCAGGCAGACACCCAGTGACGTAGTCGTGGCGGCAGGGGAGCCGGCGGTCATGGAGTGCATCCCCCCGCGGGGCCACCCGGAGCCCACCATCTCCTGGAAGAGGAACAACATGAAGGTCAACGACCACGACGAGAGGATCACC ATCCGAGGAGGAAAGCTGATGATTTCAAACACGAGGAAGAGCGATGCgggcatgtttgtgtgtgtgggcacCAATATGGTGGGAGAAAGGGACAGCGACCCAGCAGAACTAGTGGTGTTTG AGCGGCCCATGTTTGTTAAGCGTCCAGTGAACCAGGTGGTGCTGGCAGATGACATGGTGGACTTCCTGTGTGAGGCCCATGGAGACCCCGCCCCCACCATccgctggaggagagaggagggagagctgCCCCGTGGCag gTCAGAGATCCGCAGTGACCACAGCTTGCGTCTGACTCAGGTCCGGGCCGAGGACGAGGGCACCTACACCTGTGTGTCTGAGAACAGCGTGGGAAAGGCAGAAGCATCGGGCAGCCTGCAGGTCCACG